A region of the Oncorhynchus nerka isolate Pitt River linkage group LG26, Oner_Uvic_2.0, whole genome shotgun sequence genome:
AGTCGGACTGATGGACGACCTCGTGGGGGGACTGAGTGCTCTCAGTGATCTGCACGCCTTCAAGCTGCGGGTTGACCCTGGAAACTTCAAGGTTTGCCCACAGATAACCTATTGTCTGTATATTGATCACTCTGTCTGTTGCTAAAGCACAATCCTTCAATATTAACTTTTAAAATATACTTTTCAGATCCTGTCCCACAACATCCTTGTGACCCTGGCTATTCACTTCCCTTCTGATTTCACTCCCGAAGTGCACATTGCTGTGGATAAATTCCTTGCAGCCTTGTCCGCTGCCCTGGCTGACAAATACAGATAAGACCATCATGAAAGTCCACCATTGGACTCCAGTTCCTGCTCTGCTGTTATTACAATAAAATAAACAGGCAATGAATGATGTTACGTCCTCTGTTTGTGTTCTTTTCCCACCAGAGTTCACCATCACAAAGACATATTTTAATTTCAAATGGTCAAATGGTCACATCTAGATAGAATACATTGCATTAAGAAAGGATGGGATTAAGTACTAAATGGTGCTTTAGGTCCACCATCCACTATCTCACTATGTTATTCTCCATAACTTTGTTTAGCCTATGTAATACGTGTAACGAACCGCTTTTAATGGATCCT
Encoded here:
- the LOC115110390 gene encoding hemoglobin subunit alpha-1 gives rise to the protein MSLTAKDKSVVKAFWGKISGKADVVGAEALGRMLTAYPQTKTYFSHWADLSPGSGPVKNHGGIIMGAIGKAVGLMDDLVGGLSALSDLHAFKLRVDPGNFKILSHNILVTLAIHFPSDFTPEVHIAVDKFLAALSAALADKYR